A DNA window from Thermococcus sp. 4557 contains the following coding sequences:
- the cca gene encoding CCA tRNA nucleotidyltransferase, whose amino-acid sequence MDVEAVLQEVLPRIRPTDEERAFVEGLMRELEGTAEETVESLGLDVRPYFVGSLAKNTYLAGDHDIDLFLAFPLDTPRDELREEGLRLGKTIAERLDSYEIAYAEHPYVRARYRGVSVDLVPCYDVESWRDVKTAVDRSILHNRWVLKNLEGRNDEVRLLKRFLKGINAYGSEIYVRGFSGYLAEILVIKYGSFLDVLKNADFMLRQKIIDPGNWLKQEYEVAMRTVRREAEADRPLIVIDPVDPRRNVAANLGWERYGVFYFKAHQFLENPSEAFFFPRGQKSGSYLSELRRKGTHLVTLVFGTPDLVEDILLPQLERSARGFEKVLSREGFKVLGWNVGHEGSKAFIMLEVDRRERERVMIKPGPEFFTERGRDFYLKNERVWLRGRRLYAEKRVKENIVDVILELLEKNQVAMGKNLRGAIRNAEILLDYVPNELEKEAYLFLSREKWNLKQQ is encoded by the coding sequence ATGGACGTCGAGGCCGTGCTTCAAGAAGTTCTACCGAGAATACGCCCGACGGACGAGGAGAGGGCCTTCGTGGAGGGCCTGATGAGGGAACTGGAGGGCACAGCGGAGGAGACTGTAGAAAGCCTGGGCCTCGACGTTAGGCCCTACTTCGTCGGCTCGCTCGCGAAGAACACATACCTGGCCGGAGACCATGACATTGACCTATTCTTAGCCTTTCCCCTCGATACTCCCCGGGATGAGCTCCGGGAGGAGGGCTTGAGGCTCGGGAAGACGATTGCCGAGAGGCTCGACTCCTACGAAATTGCCTATGCCGAGCACCCCTACGTGAGGGCTAGATACAGGGGAGTGAGCGTTGATCTCGTGCCCTGCTACGACGTGGAGAGCTGGCGGGATGTGAAGACTGCCGTCGACCGCTCGATACTCCACAACCGCTGGGTCCTTAAGAACCTCGAGGGCAGGAACGACGAGGTCAGACTGCTCAAGCGCTTTTTGAAGGGCATAAACGCCTACGGGAGCGAGATTTACGTTAGGGGTTTCTCAGGCTATCTGGCCGAGATTCTGGTCATAAAGTACGGCTCGTTTCTGGATGTGCTAAAGAACGCCGACTTCATGCTGAGGCAGAAGATAATAGACCCTGGAAACTGGCTCAAACAGGAGTACGAGGTGGCCATGAGAACCGTCCGGCGCGAGGCCGAGGCGGATAGACCCCTGATAGTCATCGACCCCGTTGACCCTAGGAGAAACGTCGCGGCGAACCTGGGCTGGGAGCGCTACGGGGTTTTCTACTTCAAGGCACATCAGTTCCTGGAGAACCCATCCGAGGCGTTCTTCTTCCCACGGGGGCAGAAAAGCGGAAGCTACCTCTCCGAGCTGAGGAGGAAGGGAACCCACCTCGTGACGCTGGTCTTTGGGACCCCGGACCTTGTGGAGGACATCCTGCTCCCCCAGCTGGAGAGGAGCGCCCGGGGCTTTGAGAAGGTCCTCTCGAGGGAGGGTTTCAAGGTCCTCGGCTGGAACGTCGGGCACGAGGGCAGCAAAGCCTTCATAATGCTCGAGGTGGACAGGAGGGAAAGGGAGAGGGTTATGATAAAGCCCGGGCCCGAGTTCTTCACGGAGAGGGGCCGGGACTTCTACCTGAAGAACGAGAGGGTGTGGCTGAGGGGAAGGAGGCTCTACGCGGAGAAAAGGGTGAAAGAGAACATCGTCGATGTTATCCTCGAACTCCTGGAGAAGAATCAGGTTGCCATGGGGAAGAACCTGAGGGGGGCCATAAGAAACGCGGAGATTCTGCTAGACTACGTCCCGAATGAGCTGGAGAAGGAGGCCTACCTCTTCCTGAGCAGAGAGAAGTGGAATCTGAAGCAACAGTAA
- the thpR gene encoding RNA 2',3'-cyclic phosphodiesterase produces MRAFIAIEVSDEVRDNLVKAQERIGSKSTKIKFVERENFHVTLKFLGEIDEITAEEVKKALEEIAKKHRKHRVRVKGIGVFPNPNYVRVIWAGIENDEGIKAIAADVEREMRRLGFKKEKDFVAHITIGRVKFVRDKLELAMALKDLANEDFGEFDVEAIELKKSTLTPKGPIYETVARFELAE; encoded by the coding sequence ATGAGGGCGTTCATAGCCATTGAGGTTAGCGATGAGGTTCGCGACAACCTCGTAAAGGCCCAGGAGAGGATAGGGAGCAAATCCACCAAGATAAAGTTCGTCGAGAGGGAGAACTTCCACGTCACGCTCAAGTTCCTCGGGGAAATTGACGAGATAACTGCGGAAGAGGTAAAGAAGGCCCTGGAGGAGATAGCGAAGAAGCACAGGAAGCACCGCGTTAGGGTGAAGGGGATAGGCGTCTTCCCAAACCCTAACTACGTCCGCGTCATCTGGGCCGGCATAGAGAACGACGAGGGCATAAAGGCGATAGCGGCCGACGTCGAGAGGGAGATGAGAAGGCTGGGCTTCAAGAAGGAGAAAGACTTCGTGGCCCACATAACCATCGGCCGCGTCAAGTTCGTGAGGGACAAACTCGAGCTGGCGATGGCGCTCAAAGACCTTGCCAACGAGGACTTCGGCGAGTTCGATGTCGAGGCCATAGAGCTGAAGAAGAGCACGCTGACGCCGAAGGGGCCCATCTACGAGACAGTTGCGAGGTTCGAGCTGGCCGAGTGA
- a CDS encoding DMT family transporter: MNRSELVLLGITAIWGFTFPAMKVSLDYLPPILFLAYRFGIASLLMLILFRSKVLRRETFKEGFVLGTTLFFGHGFQIVGLKYTTASNSAFITSLYVVFTPFIAYFILRDRLKLRDAASLAIALTGLYLISGASLNFNYGDLLTVLCAISFAFQIVLVQKFGEKDYLSLAFWQITWNFVFSLVFALVAEPFTFPTDPLPWAGVLYTSIFATVIAFTLQVKHQRNTRAHKAALIYSAEPIFGHIAAFITIGEILSAKGYLGAALIMAGIWNEIRKDERG; this comes from the coding sequence ATGAACCGCTCGGAGCTCGTGCTTCTCGGCATCACGGCGATATGGGGCTTCACGTTCCCGGCCATGAAGGTTAGCCTCGATTACCTTCCCCCGATTCTATTCCTGGCGTATCGCTTCGGGATAGCATCCCTCTTGATGCTCATCCTCTTCCGCTCGAAGGTCCTCAGGAGAGAGACGTTCAAGGAGGGCTTCGTTCTGGGAACGACACTCTTCTTCGGCCACGGCTTCCAGATAGTGGGGCTCAAATACACCACCGCCTCAAACTCCGCCTTCATAACGTCCCTCTACGTCGTCTTCACGCCGTTCATAGCGTATTTCATTCTCAGGGATAGACTCAAGCTCAGGGACGCCGCCTCACTCGCAATAGCGCTGACCGGTCTCTACTTAATTTCCGGAGCGAGCCTGAACTTCAACTACGGCGACCTGCTCACCGTCCTCTGCGCCATCAGCTTCGCCTTTCAGATAGTCCTGGTCCAGAAGTTCGGGGAGAAGGACTACCTGAGCTTAGCCTTCTGGCAGATAACCTGGAATTTCGTCTTTTCGCTGGTTTTCGCCCTCGTAGCCGAGCCGTTCACCTTCCCCACAGACCCGCTGCCGTGGGCTGGGGTGCTCTACACCTCCATCTTTGCCACGGTGATAGCGTTCACACTCCAGGTGAAGCACCAGAGGAACACGAGGGCGCACAAGGCGGCGCTGATTTACTCCGCGGAGCCAATATTCGGCCACATAGCGGCGTTCATAACGATAGGGGAAATCCTAAGCGCCAAGGGCTACCTGGGTGCGGCGCTGATAATGGCGGGAATATGGAACGAGATTAGAAAAGATGAAAGAGGCTAA
- a CDS encoding phosphoribosyltransferase, whose product MDKVYLTWWQIDRAIFALADRLREYKPDVIVGVARGGLIPAVRLSHILGDLEVKVIDVKFYKDIEERMEKPKITIPLHGSLEGKKVVIVDDVSDTGKTLEVVIEEVKKAGAKDVRVACLSMKPWTKVVPDFYVFRTDKWIVFPWEEFPVVVRE is encoded by the coding sequence ATGGACAAAGTCTATCTCACGTGGTGGCAGATTGACAGGGCCATCTTCGCGCTCGCAGACAGGCTGAGGGAGTACAAACCCGACGTTATCGTCGGCGTCGCGAGGGGCGGACTCATCCCGGCCGTGAGGCTCAGCCACATCCTCGGCGATCTGGAGGTCAAGGTCATCGACGTCAAGTTCTACAAGGACATCGAGGAGAGGATGGAGAAGCCGAAGATAACCATCCCGCTCCACGGCTCGCTGGAGGGCAAGAAGGTTGTCATCGTCGACGACGTCAGCGACACGGGGAAGACCCTTGAAGTCGTCATCGAGGAGGTCAAGAAAGCCGGAGCGAAGGATGTCAGGGTGGCCTGCCTCAGCATGAAGCCCTGGACGAAGGTGGTTCCGGACTTCTACGTCTTCCGCACCGACAAGTGGATAGTCTTCCCCTGGGAGGAGTTCCCGGTCGTTGTGAGGGAGTGA
- a CDS encoding adenosylcobalamin-dependent ribonucleoside-diphosphate reductase, whose amino-acid sequence MPVEKVMKRDGRIVPFDKERIKWAIQRAMLEVGVRDEKLLNRVVRRVVRRVNELYDGQTPHIENIQDIVELELMRVGLFDVAKAYILYRKRKAEIREEKKKILNKDRLDEIDKRFSINALRVLASRYLIKNEKGEIIESPRELFERVSVLAVIPDLLYDERVFDKDGNHEQDLSRVEHYMGLLDEYDGKLSIGRFKLNRYHFERLLNLYRELAEKGQMKVPIDDVIKMLENGAFDRYEDEVEEYFRLMTSQVFMPNSPALINSGRPLGMLSACFVVPIEDDMESIMKAAHDVAMIQKMGGGTGLNFSKLRPEGDLVGTTTGAASGPVSFMHLIDAVSDVIKQGGVRRGANMGILEVWHPDIEKFIHAKEKNVGTNVLSNFNISVGIWADFWEALREGKRYPLINPRTGEKVKEIDPKSLFEELAYMAWAKADPGVVFFDVINKRNVLEPAKGEKIRATNPCGEEPLYDYESCNLASINLAKFVKYNEEGQPYFDWDEYAYVIQKVAKYLDNAIDVNKFPLPEIDRNTKLTRRIGVGMMGLADALFKLGIAYNSKEGYDFMRKATEYLTFYAYKYSVEAAKKRGPFPLYEKSKYRDGELPVEGFYHREIWNLQWDELAEEIKHHGVRNGMTTTCPPTGSVSMIADTSSGIEPIFALVYKKSVTVGEFYYVDPVFESELKKRGLYSDEILKKISDNYGSVQGLEEIPEDLQRVFVTSMDIHWLDHLLAQANIQLWLTDSASKTINMPNDATVEDVKAAYLLAYKLGCKGITVYRDGSLSVQVYSVEGEKKQRVKAKPSKYAVEKLKAVVEAEPWLSKFINVEAILNGTNGKEKAESVGLTFSVSHVTAPKPQAHEHPHHAEPADVPEEKIQELLGIAYCPVCYEKDGELVELKMESGCATCPRCGWSKCVIS is encoded by the coding sequence ATGCCAGTTGAAAAAGTGATGAAAAGGGATGGCAGAATCGTCCCGTTCGATAAAGAGCGTATAAAGTGGGCTATACAGAGGGCAATGCTTGAAGTCGGCGTTCGCGATGAGAAGCTCCTCAACAGAGTCGTCAGAAGGGTCGTCAGAAGGGTCAACGAGCTGTACGACGGCCAAACCCCGCACATAGAGAACATCCAGGATATAGTCGAGCTTGAACTCATGCGCGTCGGCCTCTTCGACGTGGCAAAGGCCTACATCCTCTACCGCAAGAGAAAGGCCGAGATACGCGAGGAGAAGAAAAAGATACTCAACAAGGACAGGCTGGACGAGATAGACAAGCGCTTCTCCATCAACGCCCTCCGCGTCCTTGCTTCACGCTACCTGATAAAGAACGAGAAGGGAGAGATAATTGAGAGCCCCAGGGAGCTCTTCGAGCGCGTCTCCGTTCTCGCCGTCATCCCTGACCTGCTCTACGATGAGAGGGTTTTTGATAAGGACGGAAACCACGAGCAGGACTTAAGCAGGGTAGAGCACTACATGGGACTCCTCGACGAGTACGACGGGAAGCTCTCCATCGGAAGGTTCAAGCTCAACAGGTACCACTTCGAGAGGCTCCTCAACCTCTACCGCGAGCTGGCCGAGAAGGGCCAGATGAAGGTTCCAATAGACGATGTAATAAAAATGCTCGAGAACGGCGCCTTCGACCGCTACGAGGACGAGGTTGAGGAGTACTTCAGGCTGATGACGAGCCAGGTGTTCATGCCCAACAGTCCGGCGCTCATCAACTCGGGCAGGCCGCTCGGGATGCTCTCGGCGTGCTTCGTTGTGCCGATAGAGGACGACATGGAGAGCATAATGAAGGCGGCCCACGACGTGGCCATGATACAGAAAATGGGTGGCGGAACCGGTTTGAACTTCTCGAAACTCCGTCCCGAAGGCGATTTGGTTGGAACTACGACCGGAGCTGCCTCAGGGCCAGTTTCGTTCATGCACCTCATCGACGCCGTCAGCGACGTCATCAAGCAGGGCGGCGTGAGGCGCGGGGCGAACATGGGTATCCTCGAGGTCTGGCACCCGGACATAGAGAAGTTCATCCACGCCAAGGAGAAGAACGTCGGAACCAACGTGCTCAGCAACTTCAACATCAGCGTGGGCATCTGGGCCGACTTCTGGGAGGCCCTTAGGGAGGGCAAGCGCTACCCGCTCATCAACCCGAGAACTGGAGAGAAGGTCAAGGAGATAGACCCCAAGAGCCTCTTCGAGGAGCTCGCCTACATGGCATGGGCGAAGGCAGACCCCGGTGTGGTGTTCTTCGACGTCATCAACAAGAGGAACGTTCTTGAGCCCGCAAAGGGCGAGAAAATCCGTGCGACCAACCCATGCGGAGAAGAGCCGCTCTACGACTACGAATCGTGCAATCTGGCCTCGATTAACCTTGCAAAGTTCGTGAAATACAACGAGGAAGGTCAGCCGTACTTCGACTGGGACGAGTATGCCTATGTCATCCAGAAGGTCGCCAAGTACCTCGACAACGCCATCGATGTCAACAAGTTCCCGCTGCCGGAGATAGACAGGAACACCAAACTTACTAGGAGAATAGGCGTTGGAATGATGGGTCTGGCGGACGCGCTCTTCAAGCTGGGCATAGCCTACAACAGCAAAGAGGGCTACGACTTCATGAGGAAGGCCACCGAGTACCTCACGTTCTACGCCTACAAATACTCAGTCGAGGCCGCCAAAAAGCGCGGACCCTTCCCGCTCTACGAAAAGAGCAAATACAGGGATGGTGAGCTCCCGGTCGAGGGCTTCTACCACCGCGAGATATGGAACCTGCAGTGGGACGAGCTGGCCGAGGAGATCAAGCACCACGGTGTGAGGAACGGAATGACCACCACCTGCCCGCCAACGGGTTCGGTTTCAATGATAGCTGACACCTCCAGCGGAATCGAGCCGATATTCGCCCTGGTCTACAAGAAGAGCGTCACCGTCGGCGAGTTCTACTACGTTGACCCCGTCTTCGAGAGTGAGCTCAAGAAGCGCGGCCTCTACAGCGACGAGATACTCAAGAAGATAAGCGACAACTACGGCTCGGTTCAGGGCCTTGAGGAGATTCCGGAGGACCTCCAGCGCGTCTTCGTAACCTCCATGGACATCCACTGGCTCGACCACCTCCTGGCGCAGGCCAACATCCAGCTCTGGCTCACCGACAGCGCGAGCAAGACCATAAACATGCCGAACGACGCAACGGTTGAGGACGTCAAAGCGGCCTACCTGCTCGCGTACAAACTTGGCTGTAAGGGAATAACCGTTTACCGCGACGGCTCGCTCTCGGTGCAGGTTTACAGCGTTGAGGGCGAGAAGAAGCAGCGCGTCAAGGCCAAGCCGAGCAAGTACGCCGTGGAGAAGCTCAAAGCAGTTGTTGAGGCCGAGCCCTGGCTCTCCAAGTTCATCAACGTTGAGGCTATACTCAACGGGACCAACGGAAAGGAGAAGGCCGAGAGCGTGGGGCTGACCTTTTCGGTCTCCCACGTCACGGCGCCCAAGCCGCAGGCCCACGAGCACCCGCACCACGCGGAACCGGCTGATGTCCCCGAGGAGAAGATACAGGAACTCCTGGGCATCGCGTACTGCCCGGTATGCTATGAGAAGGACGGGGAGCTGGTGGAGCTTAAGATGGAGAGCGGCTGCGCCACCTGCCCGAGGTGTGGATGGAGCAAGTGCGTGATAAGCTGA